The Sorangiineae bacterium MSr11367 genome window below encodes:
- a CDS encoding amidohydrolase family protein, whose protein sequence is MVTARSKGVRRLLFGMLLLGGLLGGCQAPVAAAKAPEAPPPGRVRGVRAARLFDPKAGRIMSNAVVRIEGDRIVSVSEGAPADPTVVDLGDVTLIPGMIDSHSHIMANGDKSYLEMLVEKSESYRTLEGVANARNMLRAGFTSARDCGNEGLMYADISLRDAIAKGLVEGPRMFVATRAIAAVGGYFPFGVSSDLVQRPSGAQLVSGIEEARRAAREQIQHGADLLKLYADFPGGPGGLPVRPTLTVDEMKAAVDIAHTAGHKVAAHATSKQGIRNAVAAGVDSIEHGHDADAEVLRLMRDRGVFLVPTVAAYAGLLTDFPPGPRRDRLLKIVADQPRLVRAARDAGVKIATGFDAAASKDDGHNAMEAITLVAYGLSPVEALRATTLRGAELIGWDDRIGSIEKGKIADLVAVEGDPTKEIHALGHVTFVMKDGAVAWDVRDVTGASLSPTRPRGPHPTR, encoded by the coding sequence ATGGTGACGGCTCGTTCGAAGGGTGTGCGGCGGCTGCTGTTCGGGATGTTGCTGCTTGGAGGGCTCCTGGGTGGCTGTCAGGCGCCGGTGGCCGCGGCCAAAGCGCCCGAGGCTCCGCCGCCGGGGCGCGTTCGAGGGGTTCGGGCGGCGCGGCTGTTCGATCCCAAGGCGGGACGCATCATGAGCAACGCCGTGGTTCGGATCGAGGGGGACCGCATCGTGTCGGTGAGCGAAGGAGCACCAGCCGATCCCACTGTCGTCGACTTGGGTGACGTCACGCTCATCCCAGGGATGATCGATTCGCATTCGCACATCATGGCGAACGGGGACAAATCGTACCTCGAGATGCTCGTCGAGAAATCCGAGTCGTACCGCACGCTCGAAGGCGTCGCCAACGCGCGCAACATGCTGCGGGCCGGGTTCACGAGCGCACGCGACTGCGGCAACGAAGGGCTCATGTACGCCGACATTTCGCTGCGCGACGCCATCGCCAAGGGGCTCGTCGAAGGGCCGCGCATGTTCGTTGCGACCCGTGCCATTGCTGCCGTCGGCGGGTATTTCCCCTTTGGCGTATCGTCCGATCTCGTGCAGCGGCCCTCCGGCGCGCAGCTCGTCAGCGGCATCGAAGAAGCGCGGCGCGCCGCACGTGAACAGATTCAACATGGGGCAGATCTGCTCAAGCTCTATGCGGATTTTCCCGGCGGGCCTGGCGGCTTGCCGGTCCGCCCTACGCTCACTGTCGACGAAATGAAAGCCGCCGTCGATATCGCCCATACGGCAGGGCACAAAGTCGCCGCCCACGCCACCTCCAAGCAGGGGATCCGCAACGCCGTCGCGGCGGGGGTCGACTCGATCGAACATGGGCACGACGCCGACGCGGAGGTTCTCCGCCTGATGCGCGATCGAGGCGTTTTCCTCGTTCCCACGGTGGCGGCGTACGCCGGGCTGCTCACAGACTTCCCGCCTGGCCCGCGACGCGATCGCCTGCTCAAGATCGTCGCTGACCAGCCCCGCCTCGTGCGCGCCGCTCGCGATGCCGGAGTCAAGATCGCCACGGGCTTCGATGCCGCCGCCTCGAAAGACGACGGGCACAACGCCATGGAGGCCATCACCCTCGTGGCCTACGGACTCTCACCGGTAGAAGCCCTCCGCGCCACCACCTTGCGCGGCGCGGAGCTCATTGGATGGGACGACCGCATCGGCTCGATCGAGAAAGGCAAAATCGCCGACTTGGTCGCCGTCGAAGGCGACCCCACCAAGGAAATCCATGCCCTTGGTCACGTCACTTTCGTCATGAAGGACGGCGCCGTCGCATGGGACGTCCGCGACGTCACTGGCGCGTCCCTATCTCCGACTCGACCGCGCGGGCCTCACCCGACGCGATGA
- a CDS encoding amidohydrolase family protein has translation MGTACSKGVRRLLFGMLLLAGLLGGCQAHVAAAKAPDPPPGRVRGVRAARMFDAKAGRIVLNVVVRIEGDRIVSVSEGAPPDPTVVDLGDVTLIPGMIDAHSHVLANHEKSYLEMLVEKSESYRTLEGAANARNVLRAGFTTVRDCGNEGLQWADVSLRDAIAKGLVEGPRMFVATRAIAAVGGYMPFGVSPDLAQPPSGAQFVSGVEEARRAAREQIQHGADLLKLYADFPGGPGQPVHTTLSVDEMKAAVDIAHAAGRKVAAHAQSKQGIRNAIAAGVDSIEHGSDADAEILRLMRDRGVFLVPTQAVLTIFLAEAKTGPQRDRLIKRVTDGQRLVRAARDSGVKIATGFDAATSKDDGHNAMEAITLVAYGLSPVEALRAATLRGAELVGWDDRIGSIEKGKIADLVAVEGDPTKDIHALGHVTFVMKDGAVAWDVRDVTGASLSPTRPRGPARPTR, from the coding sequence ATGGGAACGGCTTGTTCGAAGGGCGTGCGGCGACTTTTGTTCGGGATGTTGCTGCTTGCGGGGCTCTTGGGGGGCTGCCAAGCGCACGTGGCAGCAGCCAAAGCGCCCGATCCCCCGCCGGGGCGCGTTCGAGGGGTTCGGGCGGCGCGGATGTTCGATGCCAAGGCGGGACGCATCGTGCTCAACGTCGTGGTTCGGATCGAGGGCGACCGCATCGTGTCGGTGAGCGAAGGAGCACCGCCCGATCCCACTGTCGTTGACTTGGGCGACGTCACGCTCATCCCAGGGATGATCGATGCGCATTCGCACGTCCTCGCCAACCACGAGAAGTCGTACCTGGAGATGCTCGTCGAGAAGTCCGAGTCGTACCGCACCCTCGAGGGCGCAGCCAACGCGCGCAACGTGCTGCGGGCCGGGTTCACCACCGTGCGGGACTGTGGCAACGAAGGGCTCCAATGGGCGGACGTCTCGCTCCGCGATGCCATTGCCAAAGGGCTCGTCGAGGGACCGCGCATGTTCGTTGCCACGCGCGCCATCGCCGCCGTCGGCGGGTACATGCCCTTTGGCGTATCGCCCGATCTCGCGCAGCCACCGTCCGGTGCTCAATTCGTCAGCGGCGTCGAAGAGGCGCGTCGCGCCGCACGCGAGCAAATTCAACACGGGGCGGACCTCCTCAAGCTCTACGCGGATTTTCCGGGCGGGCCGGGCCAACCCGTCCACACCACCCTCAGCGTTGACGAGATGAAGGCCGCGGTCGACATCGCGCACGCGGCCGGTCGCAAGGTGGCCGCCCATGCCCAGTCGAAGCAGGGAATCCGCAACGCCATCGCCGCCGGCGTCGACTCCATCGAACACGGCTCCGACGCCGACGCCGAAATCCTACGCCTCATGCGCGACCGCGGTGTTTTCCTCGTCCCCACCCAAGCGGTCCTCACCATCTTCCTCGCCGAGGCGAAAACGGGTCCACAGCGCGATCGCCTCATCAAGCGCGTCACGGATGGACAACGACTGGTTCGCGCTGCTCGCGATTCCGGCGTAAAAATCGCGACCGGCTTCGACGCCGCGACCTCGAAAGACGACGGTCACAACGCGATGGAGGCCATCACCCTCGTGGCCTACGGACTCTCACCCGTCGAAGCCCTCCGCGCCGCCACCTTGCGCGGCGCGGAGCTCGTTGGATGGGACGACCGCATCGGCTCGATCGAGAAGGGCAAAATCGCCGACTTGGTCGCCGTCGAAGGCGACCCGACCAAGGACATCCACGCCCTCGGTCACGTCACCTTCGTCATGAAGGACGGCGCCGTCGCGTGGGACGTCCGCGACGTCACTGGAGCGTCCCTATCTCCGACTCGACCGCGCGGGCCAGCTCGCCCGACGCGATGA
- the hutH gene encoding histidine ammonia-lyase — protein MSAVLVGKPFSLRDLEDVALRGRAVEFHPEARAKVIASRAAIDRVALQGDDAPSIYGVNTGFGALSETRIGANDIRALQRNLVRSHATGLGPDLSIAEVRGMMLLRAQVLAIGHSGVRPVLVEQLLEMLNKGVHPRIPSQGSVGASGDLAPLAHLALAMIGEGEASVEASVRASADPKAGYRPVYIPGSDALGMAGITPLSLEAKEGLALINGTQFMASLGTLMLLEAERLCTASDIAGAMSLEALKGTSRPFDDRLQAARPHPGQAAVASNLRALLTDSEIMESHRDCGKVQDAYSLRCMPQVHGASRDALGWARTVLEREVNSVTDNPSVFLDEKGEPDIISGGNFHGQPLALALDLAAMAVAELANISERRVEQLVNPAFSTGLTPFLAPGSGLHSGFMIAQVASASLVSENKVLCHPASVDSIPSSAGKEDHVSMGSVSARKLREVVTNVRNAIAIETMVAAAGLDQRKPLTPSRGVRVAHSKVRELVAPLTEDRPLYKDIAAVSALIASGELARAVESEIGTLQ, from the coding sequence ATGTCCGCTGTCCTCGTCGGCAAACCCTTTTCTCTGCGAGACCTGGAAGACGTAGCCCTCCGGGGCCGCGCCGTGGAGTTCCACCCTGAAGCCCGCGCAAAAGTCATTGCATCGCGCGCGGCCATCGACCGAGTTGCCCTTCAGGGCGACGATGCGCCGAGTATCTACGGCGTCAACACCGGTTTCGGTGCGCTGAGCGAAACGCGCATCGGTGCCAACGACATTCGCGCGCTCCAGCGAAACCTGGTGCGCTCCCACGCGACCGGCCTCGGCCCCGATCTGTCGATCGCCGAAGTGCGCGGCATGATGCTCCTGCGCGCGCAAGTGCTGGCCATCGGGCACTCGGGCGTGCGTCCGGTGCTCGTCGAGCAGCTGCTCGAGATGCTGAATAAAGGCGTGCACCCACGCATTCCGTCCCAAGGATCGGTGGGCGCCTCCGGTGACCTCGCACCGCTCGCGCATCTGGCGCTGGCGATGATTGGGGAAGGGGAGGCGTCGGTCGAGGCCTCGGTGCGCGCGAGCGCGGACCCGAAGGCGGGCTACCGGCCCGTGTACATCCCGGGCAGCGACGCGCTGGGCATGGCGGGCATCACGCCGCTGTCGCTCGAGGCCAAGGAAGGGCTCGCGCTCATCAATGGGACGCAGTTCATGGCGTCGCTCGGCACCTTGATGCTGCTCGAGGCCGAGCGTCTATGCACGGCGTCGGACATCGCGGGGGCGATGAGCCTGGAGGCGCTGAAGGGGACGAGCCGTCCCTTCGACGATCGGCTGCAGGCCGCGCGTCCGCATCCGGGGCAGGCCGCGGTGGCGAGCAATCTGCGCGCGCTTCTGACCGACAGCGAAATCATGGAGAGCCACCGCGACTGCGGCAAGGTGCAGGATGCCTACAGCCTTCGCTGCATGCCGCAGGTCCACGGTGCATCGCGCGATGCGCTCGGCTGGGCGCGCACGGTGCTCGAGCGCGAGGTGAACAGCGTGACGGACAACCCGAGCGTCTTCCTGGACGAGAAGGGCGAGCCGGACATCATCAGCGGCGGCAACTTCCACGGGCAGCCGCTGGCGCTGGCGCTGGATCTCGCGGCGATGGCGGTGGCCGAACTGGCGAACATCAGCGAGCGCCGAGTGGAGCAGCTGGTGAACCCGGCGTTTTCGACGGGCCTTACGCCGTTCTTGGCGCCGGGCAGCGGGCTTCACTCGGGCTTCATGATCGCGCAGGTGGCCTCGGCGTCGCTGGTGAGCGAGAACAAGGTGCTGTGCCACCCGGCGAGCGTGGATTCGATTCCGTCGTCGGCGGGCAAGGAAGACCACGTGAGCATGGGGAGCGTGAGCGCGCGCAAGCTGCGAGAAGTCGTGACGAACGTGCGCAACGCGATTGCCATCGAGACGATGGTGGCTGCGGCCGGGCTCGATCAGCGAAAGCCGCTGACCCCGAGCCGCGGCGTGCGCGTCGCGCATTCCAAGGTACGCGAGCTGGTGGCGCCCCTCACCGAGGATCGGCCGCTCTACAAAGACATCGCGGCGGTGTCGGCGCTCATCGCGTCGGGCGAGCTGGCCCGCGCGGTCGAGTCGGAGATAGGGACGCTCCAGTGA
- a CDS encoding D-cysteine desulfhydrase family protein, whose amino-acid sequence MRPRIPLVHAPTPIVRSKALSSMLGVELYIKRDDITGGAESGNKLRKLEYLLGDALEHRTTCVMTCGGAQSNHARSTAIASAMLGLRSILYLRTGENHDALRRDYTGNVLLDRLVGAEIRPISPEDYRDRTRIMGEAAEALAEDGERPYVIPEGGSNGLGAFGYVEAMHETRMQLDHGIAGGAAAFDLVAHACGSGGTAAGVVLGTAEYEVAKHVWTFAVCDDRVHFEREIARIVGEARTLEPSLTREAPLTVDDSAKGPAYGVMSEEQRAFLIRVARTGGILLDPVYSGKALFGLAQAVARGAIPRGARVLFIHTGGLPGLLAQGANFEGAI is encoded by the coding sequence GTGAGGCCCCGCATCCCTCTGGTTCACGCGCCGACCCCCATCGTGCGCTCCAAGGCGCTCTCGTCGATGCTCGGCGTGGAGCTGTACATCAAACGCGACGACATCACCGGCGGCGCCGAATCGGGCAACAAGCTGCGCAAGCTCGAGTATCTCCTGGGCGACGCCCTCGAGCATCGCACCACCTGCGTGATGACCTGCGGCGGCGCCCAATCGAACCACGCCCGCAGCACCGCCATCGCCTCGGCGATGCTCGGCCTGCGCAGCATCCTCTACCTCCGCACCGGCGAAAACCACGACGCGCTCCGCCGGGACTACACGGGCAACGTCCTGCTCGATCGCCTCGTCGGCGCAGAAATTCGCCCCATTTCGCCGGAGGACTACCGCGATCGCACACGCATCATGGGCGAAGCGGCCGAGGCCCTGGCCGAGGACGGCGAGCGCCCGTACGTCATCCCCGAGGGCGGCTCCAACGGACTCGGGGCCTTCGGCTACGTGGAGGCCATGCACGAGACGCGCATGCAGCTCGATCACGGCATCGCCGGTGGCGCGGCGGCCTTCGACCTGGTGGCCCACGCCTGCGGATCCGGCGGCACCGCGGCGGGCGTCGTTCTGGGCACCGCGGAATACGAGGTCGCCAAACACGTGTGGACCTTCGCCGTCTGCGACGACCGCGTACACTTCGAGCGAGAAATCGCCCGCATCGTCGGCGAAGCGCGCACGCTCGAGCCGTCGTTGACCCGTGAGGCGCCCCTCACCGTCGACGACAGCGCCAAGGGCCCGGCCTACGGCGTCATGAGCGAAGAGCAGCGCGCCTTCTTGATCCGCGTCGCGCGGACGGGCGGCATCCTGCTCGACCCGGTCTACAGCGGCAAAGCGCTGTTCGGCCTTGCACAAGCCGTTGCCCGCGGTGCCATTCCGCGTGGGGCGCGCGTTCTCTTCATCCACACCGGCGGCCTCCCCGGTCTCCTCGCGCAAGGGGCCAACTTCGAAGGCGCCATATGA
- a CDS encoding tetratricopeptide repeat protein: MDDSVGRRSPRSLTPERRASAQQRSDHTHDPGGEEFLFHLFRGSELLQDSRVHEAKEELEQALLLQPRDPKGQDLLAVVYFRIGHYPRAIQIYEQLKRDHPGRASLGLNLALCYLKTGQAQLAREELEEVVRLSPDHRRAWGYLGLAYERLGDYDKAELSFERGGHSAMVRRMMQRRGGRPSIVSVSPELGYSIRPSDPARDSREPPRRYSESGKPPSLGATVTPVPHSEAIEDVRAAAAEAFEELDAGELSFVLAQAETRRPDGEMWHPVEIGEAIRFPAHMPGASSLPAPASAPAPAPRTVPQILAAARIGAPVDRSMAAARDAGHVVVSLAKRENEETAPPFAIRFDALRSYTGALSASVLERRGRGSSDAFGGISATVMQVTGDGLLVLAPRAGRSALASTLGEDDVLFLREDAILAFDLTMPFENGKILQDPIFVAQLKGPGPIAFEYIEPLTTLEVTPSQPATVRGPSVLGWMGRLAPESIAPGEAPGGVRGLISFSGTGTVLVAGR; this comes from the coding sequence ATGGACGACAGCGTTGGACGACGCAGCCCCCGATCGCTCACGCCGGAGCGTCGCGCGTCCGCGCAGCAGCGCTCCGACCATACGCACGATCCCGGGGGCGAGGAGTTCCTCTTCCATCTTTTCCGCGGCAGCGAGCTGCTCCAAGACAGCCGCGTTCACGAGGCCAAAGAAGAGCTCGAGCAAGCCCTCCTCCTCCAGCCGCGCGATCCCAAAGGGCAAGATCTCCTTGCCGTCGTCTACTTCCGCATCGGCCACTACCCCCGGGCCATTCAGATCTACGAGCAGCTCAAACGCGACCATCCCGGGCGCGCCTCGCTCGGCCTCAACCTTGCGCTCTGCTACTTGAAAACCGGCCAGGCGCAGCTCGCCCGCGAGGAGCTCGAGGAGGTCGTGCGCCTCTCGCCCGATCACCGCCGCGCGTGGGGCTACCTCGGCCTCGCCTACGAGCGCCTCGGCGACTACGACAAAGCCGAGCTCTCGTTCGAACGCGGCGGACACTCCGCCATGGTTCGCCGCATGATGCAGCGCCGCGGCGGGCGGCCGTCCATCGTGTCCGTCTCCCCGGAGCTCGGGTACTCGATACGACCTTCGGATCCCGCGCGGGATTCGCGCGAGCCGCCGAGGCGCTACAGCGAAAGTGGCAAACCGCCGAGCCTCGGCGCCACCGTCACGCCCGTCCCCCACAGCGAAGCCATCGAGGACGTGCGCGCGGCCGCCGCAGAGGCTTTCGAAGAGCTGGACGCGGGCGAGCTCTCGTTTGTGCTCGCCCAAGCCGAGACGCGCCGGCCCGACGGCGAAATGTGGCACCCCGTGGAAATCGGCGAAGCCATTCGCTTTCCCGCGCACATGCCCGGGGCATCGAGCCTTCCCGCTCCTGCATCCGCCCCGGCACCGGCGCCGAGAACGGTGCCGCAGATCCTCGCCGCCGCGCGCATCGGGGCCCCGGTCGATCGCAGCATGGCCGCCGCACGCGATGCGGGGCACGTCGTGGTTTCCCTCGCCAAGCGCGAGAACGAAGAGACCGCGCCCCCGTTCGCGATCCGCTTCGACGCACTGCGAAGCTACACGGGCGCGCTCTCCGCGAGCGTCCTCGAACGGCGCGGTCGCGGCTCGAGCGATGCCTTCGGCGGGATCTCTGCCACCGTCATGCAGGTCACCGGCGACGGCCTTCTCGTCCTCGCCCCACGCGCGGGACGCAGCGCCCTCGCCTCCACCCTCGGCGAGGACGACGTCCTCTTCTTGCGCGAGGATGCGATCCTTGCCTTCGATCTCACCATGCCCTTCGAGAACGGAAAGATCCTGCAGGATCCCATCTTCGTCGCGCAGTTGAAGGGCCCGGGCCCCATCGCCTTCGAGTACATCGAGCCCCTCACCACCTTGGAGGTCACCCCTTCGCAGCCGGCGACTGTGCGTGGCCCTTCGGTTCTCGGCTGGATGGGCCGCCTCGCCCCCGAGAGCATCGCGCCCGGGGAAGCACCGGGCGGCGTGCGGGGTCTCATCAGCTTCTCGGGCACGGGAACCGTATTGGTCGCCGGACGATGA
- the pgsA gene encoding CDP-diacylglycerol--glycerol-3-phosphate 3-phosphatidyltransferase, whose translation MTVEHANPRTPGQPTAPRDTKEHRKELRRTLAQDAVNLPNLITMARIVMIPVFLVLLDRQTPVDCFWAAIVYTLAALTDALDGYLARKMGVVSVLGKFLDPLADKLIVMAGLVWMVPMGRIPAWVVVVLLGREISVTGLRSVAANSGVVISAGREGKTKTALQMIGIIALVLGYPYHLAYLGIDLGVVDLVHVGRLLVYLSLVFSVASAAQYMQLFGQAVEAKESNLRDH comes from the coding sequence ATGACGGTCGAACATGCCAACCCTCGGACTCCTGGCCAGCCGACGGCGCCGCGGGACACGAAGGAGCACCGGAAAGAGCTTCGCCGCACCCTGGCGCAAGATGCGGTGAACCTTCCGAACCTCATCACGATGGCCCGCATCGTGATGATCCCCGTCTTTCTCGTGCTGCTGGATCGTCAGACCCCGGTCGACTGTTTTTGGGCAGCCATCGTCTACACCCTGGCCGCCCTGACCGACGCGCTCGACGGCTATTTGGCGCGAAAAATGGGGGTTGTTAGTGTCCTCGGAAAGTTTCTCGACCCCCTGGCCGACAAGCTCATCGTCATGGCCGGACTGGTCTGGATGGTCCCCATGGGCCGAATCCCCGCCTGGGTGGTCGTCGTGCTGCTCGGGCGTGAAATCAGTGTCACGGGCCTGCGGAGCGTCGCAGCCAACTCGGGCGTAGTCATCTCGGCGGGCCGCGAAGGCAAAACAAAAACAGCGCTCCAAATGATTGGGATCATCGCCCTCGTTCTGGGTTACCCCTATCATCTGGCATACTTGGGTATCGATCTCGGCGTAGTCGACCTGGTCCACGTCGGGCGTTTGCTCGTGTATCTTTCGCTTGTCTTTTCGGTCGCCAGCGCCGCCCAGTACATGCAGCTTTTCGGGCAGGCGGTCGAAGCCAAAGAAAGCAACCTACGCGACCATTGA
- a CDS encoding glycosyltransferase, translated as MPRSATGIAQSGEPAAAAVRPVDASATVVRLHGKTAAKGEASKAPIPAGNARKQEETVLEDLPPFARLAARQGRPLRVAILSDFTRIPYANGAAFQTRFLYQELRRCGHEVTVIGPHDPDARPEELAPGTVSLPSLPLKTYPGVHIPLPLASWVYDADRWNFDIVFAQTTSLLVEFGLWLRRMKGIPLLIVNTTHLAAAYDVLLPEKLSKIEAVHGGLEMFLRRPYEELFASIYNESDGLVVLSEGLRRYWRERGVTAPIHVIPRAVQPDMFDKPLGADPYEHLGSGRLSRGPRLLCAGRHTREKSQDRLIRIFARHIAKAEPDATLTLLGQGPDTEYYKRVAVEQGVADRVFFPGEVPFSKMADYYAYTDLFVHASLSETYGNVMGEALWCGTPTVAFADGMGVSSQIQDGVNGVLLAPGHRGASIDEADEAFARATLGLIRDPKRRGRLGQTAAKVARERAHPRIVEERIADAFQHAQDHAAACGLRPVAERPKALQWYTTFRYFRPWTTFMGGIYLFGHLRPAKDSEKNKKAVKHPQIST; from the coding sequence ATGCCGCGTTCTGCAACCGGCATCGCCCAAAGCGGCGAGCCGGCGGCCGCAGCAGTCCGGCCGGTCGATGCGAGCGCAACCGTGGTGCGATTGCACGGGAAAACGGCAGCGAAGGGCGAGGCATCTAAAGCGCCAATTCCTGCTGGTAACGCGAGAAAGCAGGAGGAAACGGTCCTCGAGGACCTGCCTCCATTCGCGCGCTTGGCCGCGCGACAGGGGCGTCCTTTGAGGGTAGCGATTCTCAGTGACTTCACTCGGATCCCGTACGCCAACGGTGCAGCGTTTCAGACACGCTTTCTGTATCAGGAATTGCGTCGGTGTGGTCACGAAGTCACAGTCATCGGTCCACACGATCCGGATGCCAGACCGGAGGAACTCGCGCCGGGCACGGTGTCGCTTCCGAGTCTTCCACTGAAGACGTATCCGGGAGTGCACATCCCACTTCCACTCGCATCGTGGGTGTACGATGCGGATCGTTGGAATTTCGACATCGTCTTCGCGCAGACCACGTCGCTGCTGGTCGAATTCGGCCTGTGGCTGCGTCGCATGAAGGGCATCCCGCTCCTCATCGTGAATACGACGCACCTGGCGGCCGCGTACGACGTGTTGCTGCCCGAGAAGCTCTCGAAGATCGAGGCGGTCCACGGAGGCCTGGAGATGTTCCTGCGCCGCCCGTACGAGGAGCTTTTCGCGAGCATCTACAACGAGAGCGACGGCCTCGTGGTGCTCTCCGAGGGGCTGCGCCGCTACTGGCGTGAACGCGGGGTCACGGCGCCAATTCACGTCATCCCCCGCGCCGTCCAGCCGGACATGTTCGACAAGCCCCTCGGGGCCGACCCGTACGAGCACCTCGGCAGCGGCCGGCTTTCGCGTGGTCCGCGCCTCCTGTGCGCTGGGCGCCACACCCGTGAAAAATCGCAGGACCGGTTGATTCGCATCTTCGCGCGGCACATCGCCAAGGCGGAGCCCGATGCGACGTTGACCTTGCTGGGGCAGGGGCCCGACACGGAGTACTACAAGCGCGTCGCCGTCGAACAAGGCGTGGCCGACCGGGTGTTCTTCCCGGGCGAGGTGCCCTTCTCGAAGATGGCCGACTACTACGCGTACACCGACTTGTTCGTGCACGCGTCGCTCAGCGAAACCTACGGCAACGTCATGGGCGAGGCCCTCTGGTGCGGCACGCCGACCGTCGCGTTTGCGGACGGCATGGGCGTGAGCTCGCAGATCCAGGACGGCGTCAACGGCGTGCTCCTCGCCCCGGGCCACCGCGGTGCGAGCATCGACGAAGCCGACGAAGCCTTCGCCCGGGCCACCCTCGGCTTGATCCGCGATCCGAAGCGGCGTGGCCGCCTCGGTCAGACCGCCGCCAAAGTGGCGCGCGAGCGGGCGCACCCGCGCATCGTCGAAGAGCGCATCGCCGACGCGTTCCAGCACGCGCAGGATCACGCGGCCGCGTGCGGCCTCCGCCCCGTGGCCGAGCGCCCGAAGGCCCTGCAGTGGTACACGACCTTCCGCTATTTCCGGCCGTGGACGACGTTCATGGGCGGCATCTACCTCTTCGGCCATCTCCGTCCGGCGAAGGACAGCGAGAAGAACAAGAAGGCCGTGAAGCACCCGCAGATCAGCACCTGA
- a CDS encoding glycosyltransferase: MKVVDVTEFYSIRGGGVRSHLSEKGHISCQLGHDHWVVAPGEKTTLQVVEKDENATGQSRLQYVGGPALPYDPTYHLLWRVDAVHRLVRQERPDVLEIHSPYVAAGSSLSLPRKYFGIRTFVWHADFIDTYLRGALTRRLSPSTVDVVVEPLWAWVRTIANGCDATFAASRWQAEKLTAHGVRGVTYLPFGVDKGRFTPGARNEAVKAEILGPRAGAGGPLLVAIGRFAVEKRWDVVLDAFTALREERRRKGLPAATLAVFGDGPERAAMQAQVAGHDDVLFFGFVKDRNRLASVLASADLLIHGCPYETFGLGIAEAVSCGLPIVVPDEGGAAEQALPGASEIYPTGDATACMQATQRLLGRDRTEVLAYARRAADLVPSVEDHFKHLFSMYEDLSKRRRQSPPRKNRRERSRIDPRRFARIP, encoded by the coding sequence ATGAAGGTCGTCGACGTGACCGAGTTCTACTCGATAAGGGGAGGCGGAGTTCGAAGCCATCTCTCGGAGAAGGGACATATTTCGTGCCAGCTGGGCCACGACCATTGGGTCGTCGCGCCGGGGGAGAAAACCACGCTCCAGGTAGTGGAGAAAGATGAAAATGCAACCGGGCAGAGCAGACTACAGTATGTAGGCGGACCTGCGCTACCTTACGACCCCACGTACCATTTGTTGTGGCGGGTGGATGCGGTTCACCGTCTCGTTCGTCAAGAGCGGCCCGACGTCTTAGAGATTCACTCACCCTACGTGGCGGCCGGGTCGTCGCTCTCCCTTCCGCGTAAGTACTTCGGTATCCGCACCTTCGTCTGGCATGCAGACTTCATCGACACGTACCTGCGCGGTGCTCTCACGCGCCGGCTTTCTCCGTCGACGGTGGACGTCGTGGTGGAGCCGCTCTGGGCGTGGGTGCGTACCATTGCGAACGGCTGCGACGCCACCTTCGCGGCATCGCGGTGGCAGGCGGAGAAGCTGACCGCCCACGGCGTTCGCGGGGTCACGTACCTCCCCTTCGGGGTCGACAAGGGCCGCTTCACCCCCGGCGCCCGCAACGAGGCCGTGAAGGCCGAGATCCTGGGCCCGCGCGCGGGCGCTGGCGGTCCGCTTTTGGTCGCCATCGGCCGCTTCGCCGTCGAGAAGCGGTGGGACGTCGTGCTCGATGCCTTCACCGCCCTGCGCGAGGAGCGCCGTCGCAAAGGCCTGCCCGCCGCCACCCTGGCCGTTTTCGGGGATGGCCCCGAGCGCGCCGCCATGCAGGCGCAGGTAGCCGGCCACGACGATGTGCTCTTTTTCGGCTTCGTGAAGGACCGAAATCGGCTCGCCAGCGTCCTGGCCAGTGCCGACCTGCTGATCCACGGATGTCCTTACGAGACGTTCGGACTGGGCATCGCCGAAGCCGTGTCCTGCGGGCTCCCCATCGTGGTGCCCGACGAGGGCGGTGCGGCCGAGCAGGCCTTGCCGGGTGCTTCGGAGATTTACCCCACGGGGGATGCCACCGCGTGCATGCAAGCGACCCAGCGGCTCCTAGGGCGCGATCGCACGGAGGTGCTCGCCTACGCGCGGCGCGCCGCGGACCTCGTTCCGAGCGTCGAAGATCATTTCAAGCACCTCTTTTCGATGTACGAGGACCTGTCGAAGAGACGACGTCAGTCCCCACCAAGGAAAAACCGCCGTGAGCGTTCACGTATCGATCCACGACGTTTCGCCCGCATTCCGTAG